The Bicyclus anynana chromosome Z, ilBicAnyn1.1, whole genome shotgun sequence genome window below encodes:
- the LOC112047809 gene encoding DNA (cytosine-5)-methyltransferase 1 isoform X1 encodes MSAILKNDSFSSNGSSGEKKVTTDVDSATTTLRKTQCVFKRKSIPLKITSKFPVKRRRILGYKGENKNNKKTKIVKVSHSTIKKNVKKNNNLPKKIIKECTMCTQYLDNSDIIYYQGHPQNAVEESIALTNENFILASDKREKPQTNITGFSIYDEHGHLCPIDAGLVQSDVQILMSGYLKSICSDSSEIDEESLPVKDVGPILQWCIRSFDGNKNCITLSTKSGEFNLIKPSPEYTPLMNNMYERIWLTKVVVDYIQEYFYLYPNYKDLLKILRGHTIPYLDNKKITEEMLHKHAQFVCDQVASLKPKKDVEPWITLPCMRELVKLIGNKFDKTESCTKISYKKVDKKATKATTTPLVQKTFESLFTDQLDKTNGKRISKSKRCGVCEACQLPDCGRCKTCRAMPKFGGNGLTKNACVKRLCPNLTVKQKISANYSKHIAADRKRQRILDVIQFIEPKRRKFSNKNIKWIGEPIQVDATKVYYERVKVDGREFTVGEFVTVETAQPNVPSLVARVTYMWKDVRLNNKEYFHGQIFIRASETVLGEVGNAREVFLGDRCYHGLPISSILRKAYVEKRETPKNWFKFGGKEVDEESIEDDGKTYFYQKYYEMFTARFEDLPDDPECPNVYRKYRFCPSCERTMRRQIKAIPQVFGEIAGKPEIVNGIIRTKWTYVKWRDNDYKKGCGVFLRPGTFKFKNCSISPDKSIGQKKYKMQYKSKWQKKYKRQNKSKGNKNLKMKKIKVDEEMYPEYYRKSDNYLRGSNINTRKPFCVGYIDAVTAAGYGPLVPPHKIYLRVNMLYRPENTTSKFPHQEDLNVVYWSDKIIEIPFLAVVGLCNLVYVDNIPQQDKIHEWSEKDPSRVYFRRSFDEVSGRFRNVPQHALDIGRKNGGKGKGKGKGKSSRTVEQSDAESQDVKVRPLMTLDLFAGCGGLSDGLHRSGLAECKWAVENWEAAAHAYSLNNENCTVFVEDCNKLLEAVLAGDTHTARGLRLPRQGEVELLCGGPPCQGFSGMNRFNSREYSNFKNSLVVSFLSFCDYYRPKYVILENVRNFVTYKKGMVLKLTMRALLDMGYQCRFGVLQAGNYGVPQTRRRVFVLAAAPGLRLPHFPEPTHAFSLHAASRLTTTIDGKLFWNGLMWDFSAPRRTCTIRDAMSDLPQIDNGANELEIEYASPPKSYFQRTVRSGNDGAKLRDHICKNAAPLIQARIVRIPMTPGSDWRDLPNITVTLSDGTKSQVLQYRYDDKKHGRSSSGAMRGVCACAAGRACSRADKQENTLIPWCLPHTANRHSNWAGLYGRLEWEGYFSTTVTDPEPMGKQGRVLHPDQHRVVSVRECARSQGFRDTFLFAGSVQDKHRQIGNAVPPPLAVALGLEIMKAFCHSMTETQPRP; translated from the exons ATGTCTGCTATTTTGAAAAACGATAGTTTCTCTAGCAATGGAAGTTCTGGGGAGAAGAAAGTTACTACCGACGTAGATTCGGCAACAACAACACTTCGCAA AACACAGTGTGtctttaaaagaaaaagtattcCATTAAAAATTACCAGCAAGTTTCCTGTAAAACGGCGCAGGATCCTAGGGTATAaaggtgaaaataaaaataat aaaaaaacaaaaattgtcaaAGTTTCCCACTCAACTATAaagaaaaatgtgaaaaaaaataataatcttccTAAGAAAATCATTAAAGAATGTACAATGTGTACTCAATATTTAGACAATTCAGATATTATTTACTATCAAGGCCATCCTCAGAATGCAGTAGAAGAGTCTATAGCATTgactaatgaaaattttattttagcttCTG ataaaaggGAGAAACCACAAACAAATATCACTGGATTTTCAATATATGATGAGCATGGCCACCTATGTCCAATTGATGCAGGGCTAGTACAAAGTGATGTTCAAATTCTTATGTCTGGATATCTTAAGTCCATTTGCTCTGACTCTTCTGAAATTGATGAAGAATCACTTCCAGTTAAAGATGTTGGGCCAATCTTACAATG GTGTATTCGCAGTTTTGATGGAAACAAGAACTGCATCACCTTATCTACTAAATCTGGCGAATTTAATCTAATTAAGCCGAGTCCAGAATACACACCTCTCATGAATAACATGTATGAAAGAATATGGCTCACTAAAGTTGTAGTAGATTACATAcaagaatatttttatctatacccaaactataaagatttattgaaaatactCAGAGGACATACAATTCCCTATTtagataacaaaaaaattaccgAAGAAATGCTCCATAAACATGCTCAGTTTGTTTGTGATCAAGTCGCAAGTCTGAAGCCAAAAAAAGACGTAGAACCCTGGATAACATTGCCCTGTATGAGAGAACTCGTTAAACTAATTGGAAATAAATTTGATAAGACAGAATCCTGCActaaaatttcatacaaaaaagtCGATAAAAAGGCGACTAAAGCGACTACTACTCCTCTTGTACAAAAAACTTTCGAAAGTTTATTTACTGATCAATTAGATAAGACAAATGGTAAACGTATCTCTAAAAGTAAAAGATGTGGCGTGTGTGAAGCATGTCAACTACCAGATTGTGGACGGTGTAAAACGTGTCGGGCGATGCCCAAGTTCGGTGGCAACGGCCTCACTAAGAATGCCTGTGTTAAAAGACTCTGTCCTAACTTGACGGTAAAGCAGAAAATTTCTGCAAATTACTCAAAACATATTGCAGCAGATCGTAAACGACAGCGAATACTCGACGTGATACAGTTTATTGAACCAAAGCGGAGAAAATTCAGCAACAAAAATATTAAGTGGATAGGGGAACCCATCCAGGTTGATGCTACAAAAGTCTACTATGAAAGAGTTAAAGTTGATGGTAGAGAATTCACCGTGGGAGAATTTGTAACGGTAGAAACTGCACAACCAAATGTTCCTTCATTAGTTGCCAGAGTGACTTACATGTGGAAAGATGTAAGacttaataataaagaatattttcatGGTCAAATTTTCATTAGAGCATCTGAAACTGTACTAGGTGAAGTCGGCAATGCGCGGGAAGTATTTCTGGGGGATAGATGTTATCACGGTCTCCCAATTTCATCTATTTTAAGAAAAGCATATGTCGAAAAACGAGAAACACCGAAAAATTGGTTTAAATTTGGAGGAAAAGAAGTAGATGAAGAATCGATTGAAGATGAtggtaaaacatatttttatcaaaaatattacgAAATGTTTACTGCACGTTTCGAAGATCTTCCAGACGACCCAGAATGTCCAAACGTCTATAGGAAATATAGATTTTGCCCATCATGCGAGCGTACGATGAGACGCCAGATTAAAGCCATTCCCCAGGTGTTCGGAGAAATTGCAGGGAAGCCGGAAATAGTTAATGGAATTATCAGAACCAAATGGACCTATGTTAAATGGCGTGACAACGATTATAAGAAAGGATGTGGAGTTTTTCTAAGACCAGGGacgtttaagtttaaaaattgttcCATCAGTCCAGACAAGAGTATAGgacaaaaaaagtataaaatgcaATACAAGAGTAAATGGCAAAAGAAGTATAAAAGGCAAAACAAGAGTAAAGGGAATAAGAATTTGAAAATGAAGAAGATAAAGGTCGATGAGGAAATGTACCCTGAGTATTACAGGAAGAGCGATAATTACTTACGGGGCTCCAACATCAATACACGCAAGCCCTTTTGTGTAGGTTACATCGACGCCGTGACCGCGGCGGGCTACGGACCGCTCGTGCCGCCACACAAAATCTATCTGCGGGTCAACATGCTGTATAGACCCGAGAACACAACAAGTAAGTTCCCGCATCAGGAGGATCTCAATGTAGTGTACTGGAGCGATAAGATAATAGAAATTCCCTTCTTGGCCGTTGTGGGACTCTGCAACTTGGTCTACGTAGACAACATTCCACAGCAGGACAAGATACACGAATGGTCGGAGAAGGATCCCAGCAGAGTGTATTTCAGACGAAGCTTCGACGAGGTTTCGGGTCGATTCCGGAATGTACCTCAACACGCGCTGGACATAGGTCGCAAAAACGGAGGAAAAGGCAAGGGGAAGGGGAAAGGGAAGTCGAGCAGAACTGTAGAACAGAGCGACGCCGAAAGTCAAGATGTCAAAGTGAGACCTTTGATGACTCTGGACTTGTTCGCGGGCTGCGGCGGGCTGTCGGACGGGCTGCACCGCTCCGGTTTAGCCGAGTGCAAGTGGGCTGTCGAGAACTGGGAGGCTGCCGCACACGCCTACTCTCTGAACAATGAGAACTGCACCGTTTTCGTCGAGGACTGCAACAAGTTGCTTGAGGCGGTTTTGGCCGGCGATACgcacactgcgcgtggcctgcGGCTTCCGCGGCAGGGTGAAGTCGAATTATTGTGCGGTGGCCCACCCTGCCAGGGCTTCTCCGGGATGAACCGATTCAACTCGAGGGAGTACTCTAACTTCAAGAACTCACTGGTGGTGTCGTTTCTCTCCTTCTGCGATTATTACCGGCCGAAGTACGTCATACTTGAGAACGTGCGGAACTTTGTCACGTACAAGAAGGGCATGGTGTTGAAGCTGACGATGCGGGCTTTGTTGGATATGGGGTACCAGTGCAGGTTTGGCGTGCTGCAGGCGGGCAACTACGGGGTGCCGCAGACGCGGCGACGGGTCTTTGTGCTTGCGGCGGCGCCCGGCCTCAGACTGCCGCACTTCCCGGAGCCGACACACGCGTTCAGCCTGCACGCCGCCAGCCGGCTAACAACCACCATTGACGGGAAGCTCTTCTGGAACGGCCTAATGTGGGATTTTTCGGCCCCTCGGCGTACTTGCACGATCAGGGATGCGATGAGCGACCTGCCCCAGATAGACAACGGGGCCAACGAACTTGAGATAGAATATGCCTCACCACCTAAGTCGTACTTCCAACGCACGGTCCGCAGCGGCAACGACGGCGCCAAGCTGCGGGACCACATCTGCAAGAACGCAGCGCCGCTGATACAGGCGCGTATCGTTCGAATCCCCATGACGCCCGGTTCCGACTGGCGGGACCTTCCCAATATAACTGTCACGCTCTCGGATGGAACCAAGTCTCAG GTGCTGCAATATCGGTACGACGACAAGAAGCACGGTCGGTCGAGCAGCGGCGCCATGCGCGGCGTGTGCGCGTGCGCAGCGGGCCGCGCGTGCTCGCGTGCTGATAAGCAGGAGAACACTCTTATCCCGTGGTGCCTGCCGCACACAGCCAACCGACACAGCAATTGGGCCGGCCTCTACG GGCGCCTGGAATGGGAGGGCTACTTCAGCACGACGGTGACGGACCCCGAGCCGATGGGCAAGCAAGGCCGCGTGCTTCACCCGGACCAGCACCGCGTGGTATCGGTGCGCGAATGCGCGCGCTCGCAAGGCTTCCGCGACACCTTCCTCTTCGCCGGCTCCGTGCAGGACAAACACAGACAG attggAAACGCCGTGCCGCCGCCCCTGGCAGTGGCATTGGGTCTAGAAATCATGAAAGCTTTCTGCCACTCAATGACTGAGACCCAGCCGCGCCCCTAG
- the LOC112047809 gene encoding DNA (cytosine-5)-methyltransferase 1 isoform X2, which produces MCTQYLDNSDIIYYQGHPQNAVEESIALTNENFILASDKREKPQTNITGFSIYDEHGHLCPIDAGLVQSDVQILMSGYLKSICSDSSEIDEESLPVKDVGPILQWCIRSFDGNKNCITLSTKSGEFNLIKPSPEYTPLMNNMYERIWLTKVVVDYIQEYFYLYPNYKDLLKILRGHTIPYLDNKKITEEMLHKHAQFVCDQVASLKPKKDVEPWITLPCMRELVKLIGNKFDKTESCTKISYKKVDKKATKATTTPLVQKTFESLFTDQLDKTNGKRISKSKRCGVCEACQLPDCGRCKTCRAMPKFGGNGLTKNACVKRLCPNLTVKQKISANYSKHIAADRKRQRILDVIQFIEPKRRKFSNKNIKWIGEPIQVDATKVYYERVKVDGREFTVGEFVTVETAQPNVPSLVARVTYMWKDVRLNNKEYFHGQIFIRASETVLGEVGNAREVFLGDRCYHGLPISSILRKAYVEKRETPKNWFKFGGKEVDEESIEDDGKTYFYQKYYEMFTARFEDLPDDPECPNVYRKYRFCPSCERTMRRQIKAIPQVFGEIAGKPEIVNGIIRTKWTYVKWRDNDYKKGCGVFLRPGTFKFKNCSISPDKSIGQKKYKMQYKSKWQKKYKRQNKSKGNKNLKMKKIKVDEEMYPEYYRKSDNYLRGSNINTRKPFCVGYIDAVTAAGYGPLVPPHKIYLRVNMLYRPENTTSKFPHQEDLNVVYWSDKIIEIPFLAVVGLCNLVYVDNIPQQDKIHEWSEKDPSRVYFRRSFDEVSGRFRNVPQHALDIGRKNGGKGKGKGKGKSSRTVEQSDAESQDVKVRPLMTLDLFAGCGGLSDGLHRSGLAECKWAVENWEAAAHAYSLNNENCTVFVEDCNKLLEAVLAGDTHTARGLRLPRQGEVELLCGGPPCQGFSGMNRFNSREYSNFKNSLVVSFLSFCDYYRPKYVILENVRNFVTYKKGMVLKLTMRALLDMGYQCRFGVLQAGNYGVPQTRRRVFVLAAAPGLRLPHFPEPTHAFSLHAASRLTTTIDGKLFWNGLMWDFSAPRRTCTIRDAMSDLPQIDNGANELEIEYASPPKSYFQRTVRSGNDGAKLRDHICKNAAPLIQARIVRIPMTPGSDWRDLPNITVTLSDGTKSQVLQYRYDDKKHGRSSSGAMRGVCACAAGRACSRADKQENTLIPWCLPHTANRHSNWAGLYGRLEWEGYFSTTVTDPEPMGKQGRVLHPDQHRVVSVRECARSQGFRDTFLFAGSVQDKHRQIGNAVPPPLAVALGLEIMKAFCHSMTETQPRP; this is translated from the exons ATGTGTACTCAATATTTAGACAATTCAGATATTATTTACTATCAAGGCCATCCTCAGAATGCAGTAGAAGAGTCTATAGCATTgactaatgaaaattttattttagcttCTG ataaaaggGAGAAACCACAAACAAATATCACTGGATTTTCAATATATGATGAGCATGGCCACCTATGTCCAATTGATGCAGGGCTAGTACAAAGTGATGTTCAAATTCTTATGTCTGGATATCTTAAGTCCATTTGCTCTGACTCTTCTGAAATTGATGAAGAATCACTTCCAGTTAAAGATGTTGGGCCAATCTTACAATG GTGTATTCGCAGTTTTGATGGAAACAAGAACTGCATCACCTTATCTACTAAATCTGGCGAATTTAATCTAATTAAGCCGAGTCCAGAATACACACCTCTCATGAATAACATGTATGAAAGAATATGGCTCACTAAAGTTGTAGTAGATTACATAcaagaatatttttatctatacccaaactataaagatttattgaaaatactCAGAGGACATACAATTCCCTATTtagataacaaaaaaattaccgAAGAAATGCTCCATAAACATGCTCAGTTTGTTTGTGATCAAGTCGCAAGTCTGAAGCCAAAAAAAGACGTAGAACCCTGGATAACATTGCCCTGTATGAGAGAACTCGTTAAACTAATTGGAAATAAATTTGATAAGACAGAATCCTGCActaaaatttcatacaaaaaagtCGATAAAAAGGCGACTAAAGCGACTACTACTCCTCTTGTACAAAAAACTTTCGAAAGTTTATTTACTGATCAATTAGATAAGACAAATGGTAAACGTATCTCTAAAAGTAAAAGATGTGGCGTGTGTGAAGCATGTCAACTACCAGATTGTGGACGGTGTAAAACGTGTCGGGCGATGCCCAAGTTCGGTGGCAACGGCCTCACTAAGAATGCCTGTGTTAAAAGACTCTGTCCTAACTTGACGGTAAAGCAGAAAATTTCTGCAAATTACTCAAAACATATTGCAGCAGATCGTAAACGACAGCGAATACTCGACGTGATACAGTTTATTGAACCAAAGCGGAGAAAATTCAGCAACAAAAATATTAAGTGGATAGGGGAACCCATCCAGGTTGATGCTACAAAAGTCTACTATGAAAGAGTTAAAGTTGATGGTAGAGAATTCACCGTGGGAGAATTTGTAACGGTAGAAACTGCACAACCAAATGTTCCTTCATTAGTTGCCAGAGTGACTTACATGTGGAAAGATGTAAGacttaataataaagaatattttcatGGTCAAATTTTCATTAGAGCATCTGAAACTGTACTAGGTGAAGTCGGCAATGCGCGGGAAGTATTTCTGGGGGATAGATGTTATCACGGTCTCCCAATTTCATCTATTTTAAGAAAAGCATATGTCGAAAAACGAGAAACACCGAAAAATTGGTTTAAATTTGGAGGAAAAGAAGTAGATGAAGAATCGATTGAAGATGAtggtaaaacatatttttatcaaaaatattacgAAATGTTTACTGCACGTTTCGAAGATCTTCCAGACGACCCAGAATGTCCAAACGTCTATAGGAAATATAGATTTTGCCCATCATGCGAGCGTACGATGAGACGCCAGATTAAAGCCATTCCCCAGGTGTTCGGAGAAATTGCAGGGAAGCCGGAAATAGTTAATGGAATTATCAGAACCAAATGGACCTATGTTAAATGGCGTGACAACGATTATAAGAAAGGATGTGGAGTTTTTCTAAGACCAGGGacgtttaagtttaaaaattgttcCATCAGTCCAGACAAGAGTATAGgacaaaaaaagtataaaatgcaATACAAGAGTAAATGGCAAAAGAAGTATAAAAGGCAAAACAAGAGTAAAGGGAATAAGAATTTGAAAATGAAGAAGATAAAGGTCGATGAGGAAATGTACCCTGAGTATTACAGGAAGAGCGATAATTACTTACGGGGCTCCAACATCAATACACGCAAGCCCTTTTGTGTAGGTTACATCGACGCCGTGACCGCGGCGGGCTACGGACCGCTCGTGCCGCCACACAAAATCTATCTGCGGGTCAACATGCTGTATAGACCCGAGAACACAACAAGTAAGTTCCCGCATCAGGAGGATCTCAATGTAGTGTACTGGAGCGATAAGATAATAGAAATTCCCTTCTTGGCCGTTGTGGGACTCTGCAACTTGGTCTACGTAGACAACATTCCACAGCAGGACAAGATACACGAATGGTCGGAGAAGGATCCCAGCAGAGTGTATTTCAGACGAAGCTTCGACGAGGTTTCGGGTCGATTCCGGAATGTACCTCAACACGCGCTGGACATAGGTCGCAAAAACGGAGGAAAAGGCAAGGGGAAGGGGAAAGGGAAGTCGAGCAGAACTGTAGAACAGAGCGACGCCGAAAGTCAAGATGTCAAAGTGAGACCTTTGATGACTCTGGACTTGTTCGCGGGCTGCGGCGGGCTGTCGGACGGGCTGCACCGCTCCGGTTTAGCCGAGTGCAAGTGGGCTGTCGAGAACTGGGAGGCTGCCGCACACGCCTACTCTCTGAACAATGAGAACTGCACCGTTTTCGTCGAGGACTGCAACAAGTTGCTTGAGGCGGTTTTGGCCGGCGATACgcacactgcgcgtggcctgcGGCTTCCGCGGCAGGGTGAAGTCGAATTATTGTGCGGTGGCCCACCCTGCCAGGGCTTCTCCGGGATGAACCGATTCAACTCGAGGGAGTACTCTAACTTCAAGAACTCACTGGTGGTGTCGTTTCTCTCCTTCTGCGATTATTACCGGCCGAAGTACGTCATACTTGAGAACGTGCGGAACTTTGTCACGTACAAGAAGGGCATGGTGTTGAAGCTGACGATGCGGGCTTTGTTGGATATGGGGTACCAGTGCAGGTTTGGCGTGCTGCAGGCGGGCAACTACGGGGTGCCGCAGACGCGGCGACGGGTCTTTGTGCTTGCGGCGGCGCCCGGCCTCAGACTGCCGCACTTCCCGGAGCCGACACACGCGTTCAGCCTGCACGCCGCCAGCCGGCTAACAACCACCATTGACGGGAAGCTCTTCTGGAACGGCCTAATGTGGGATTTTTCGGCCCCTCGGCGTACTTGCACGATCAGGGATGCGATGAGCGACCTGCCCCAGATAGACAACGGGGCCAACGAACTTGAGATAGAATATGCCTCACCACCTAAGTCGTACTTCCAACGCACGGTCCGCAGCGGCAACGACGGCGCCAAGCTGCGGGACCACATCTGCAAGAACGCAGCGCCGCTGATACAGGCGCGTATCGTTCGAATCCCCATGACGCCCGGTTCCGACTGGCGGGACCTTCCCAATATAACTGTCACGCTCTCGGATGGAACCAAGTCTCAG GTGCTGCAATATCGGTACGACGACAAGAAGCACGGTCGGTCGAGCAGCGGCGCCATGCGCGGCGTGTGCGCGTGCGCAGCGGGCCGCGCGTGCTCGCGTGCTGATAAGCAGGAGAACACTCTTATCCCGTGGTGCCTGCCGCACACAGCCAACCGACACAGCAATTGGGCCGGCCTCTACG GGCGCCTGGAATGGGAGGGCTACTTCAGCACGACGGTGACGGACCCCGAGCCGATGGGCAAGCAAGGCCGCGTGCTTCACCCGGACCAGCACCGCGTGGTATCGGTGCGCGAATGCGCGCGCTCGCAAGGCTTCCGCGACACCTTCCTCTTCGCCGGCTCCGTGCAGGACAAACACAGACAG attggAAACGCCGTGCCGCCGCCCCTGGCAGTGGCATTGGGTCTAGAAATCATGAAAGCTTTCTGCCACTCAATGACTGAGACCCAGCCGCGCCCCTAG